The window CACATATCGAGTGTTCGTCCCCTGACTTCGCTAAGACTAGTCAGACGACGATTTTTGCGgattaatttgctaatttcctaGATTTTATCGTCTGTTCTTGAAGTTGAGGTCGTCTAAGGCGTTTGATCGTTTCACGCACCTCCTAAACTTTTTAATCCGTTCAAAAACTTTGTGTACCATAAACATTCATCTCATATACTTTCTTTAATATGACATGAGATTCTGTAGGGGTTTTTCCCAGTTTAAGGTCAAATTGTTGTTCCATTTGAACATTCTGCATATTTCGACGAGGCTCTAACAGAAAGACTTAAATAATCTTCAACATTCTTTTTTGTATCTTGTTTATTATATATAGCAATTCAacttcttttatattattatacaacttTTAAGATTACAAATGTTTTTTTTCTGTTCGCAAAAAGCGACGCCCTAATGAGGGGGCGAACCGAAGGGGATTATAGCCTTGTCGGAGTATGGGCGCACTGTCCCGCTGGATCGAAGAATCGACCCCCaacaagaaaaatggaaaaatatttaataaaaaagaaagtAAGTATAGGGGTAGAAGAGTCTGTGGAGGATATAGGCGAAGAGAGGCTGGCGACATTAGCGGAGGAGGAAGAAAAGGACAGTCGGGAGGAGAAAAATGACGAGCCAAAGGAGAAGAACGAAGGGGAAAACAAGGACATAGGTGAAACAGCGGAGGAGGGATAGTAGCTAGAGTGAGCAGCAAGAGGAAAGAAGGTAACGGCAACGATATACGGCAAAACGTTCAAGGAACGGCAAATAGTAGCTATAGAAAAGAAAGGGATGGTAATCATCACAAAGCCCTAAACCGAAGGACAAGCCCTATGCTGAACTTGTCAAAGAGTTAAGGGAAGAGCTAGGAGAAAGAGAGGATGTCGTCATAAACAAGGTTAGACAAACCAGACAAGAAGGTGTGATCCTGGACTTAGATGGAGGCAGGAAATGGGGGAACAAGTCAGGAATTTAGTAGCTTCAAGACAAGGATGCGCAACAAGAGTAGTGGCAAAAGGTGGAAGAGTAAAGAAGGGTTTGATGGTGGCGGACGTGGATGGCCTAACCACAGAAAAAGACATCGTCGAATCGGTGGAGAAATTTGCTGGTAGGGAGGAAGCATGTGAAGTAGTTGGAAAAATAAGAACAAACAGGGGAGAAAGTAGAATTTGTTATGTGGAGGTGGATGAGGACATAGCCAGAAGACTTTTAGTGACAGAAAGAATAAAGATCGGGATGGTATACGTCACGGTAAAGGAAATGGTGAAGGTGACACGATACTATAGATGCCAAGCACATGGCCACATAGCAAGAGAGTGCGAGGGAGAAGCAAAAGGGGGGTGCTGGAAGTGTGAGATGGAGGGCCATGTGCAATCCCAGTATCAATGTAACACTGTAAAGTGCTTTAATTGTGACGATGAAGGTCATATATCTATGCCCACTTAGTGTCCCAAATTCAGGGGAATTATCAGAAGAGCAAGAGGTGAGGATGGAAGAAGGGTAGGAGGTTACTGACTGAGCGACAAAATGGGGAATAAGAGtggaagagaaaaagaaattGACATCCTGATAGCGGCGGTGCAAAACTCAAAGATGCATAATAACAAAGACAACGACGATTGAAAACCAATTTTTACCtagagaatattatttttatgggcagaaaaaatatttaacacacAATTATATACCTTATACTCATAAAGTGTCAAGCATGACAAAAATTATTATGAACAATGAGTAAGAAAATTATTTTAGACATTAGAAAATTATCActtgctaatttattaaaaaaaaaaacatattaccTTAGTAATACTTTCCAGAATATTCACGTTATCAGGTTCATCGAAATTGACAGGTTTTTCCTCGTCCTTGGGTGGTGAATCTTTATAGCTAATAGTCTTCGTTGCAGATGCATTTGTAACATCTCTAGAATCACTTATATCCTCGTCTGAAGGCGACTCCAAGCTTTGTGATTTTCTTAAACTAGAAATTTTCGGCTGCGACTGACCTGGCAGCAAGGCTTTCACGTTTATATTAAGATTCTGCTTCAGTTTTCCAGGTATAACTAAAATTAAGTGGAAAAATGTATGCAAGTagcaatataaataaaaaaatcacacaATGTCAGATTCGCACAGTAATGCGTCGATACCAAAAGAAATCGTTGTAGATATACTATAAGTATGACCAAATATAGAAGAACAATAGAGCTAAAATACAAGTAGAACGTGCAAATTTACCTTTCTGCTCTGTAGTATCTTTCTGCCCTTGATTTTTCAGCATCTCCGTAATACTAGCAATTCTTCTCGGACTTGTCTCAACTGGAGATTTATTTATATCCACTAACTTTTCTATTTTGACTGCAACTTCACGTTCCATCCCTTCAGTACTAgatgtatttttgtttaaattgttcaTTTCATCTCTCGTGGCTACAATTACAAATATACACGTCAAAACAAAGCTTCCGCGATAAACTTCTAGCGCGCTTAATCTTTTAATTTAGTTCTTATCAATTATATCTTATCGAAAATCGTTTGATACATTTAAAAATGTGTTTTCAATTATAGATAAAGGAAATAGAGCTTACAGGGTTAAATAAATGAGTTTAGCAACAAAATAACAATTGTCTACAGGGTGTTCTATATACAAaggaagtatacagggataattttttatacaaaaatactAAAGGTTTCgttaaaataataagaagaaattaaagcgaaaacatattaataaaaatatcgaaaacttTTTCAAACGGTTGGATTTTGattgaaattttattaaaaaaataaacgcaCCATATTTAAAGATTCAAACTTTTTCTTTTtactattaaattaaaattaaagcgaCTTTTAAACAACAAATCAAGTACCTTTTGGTTCCTGATCGCCAAATAGTAGATCTGAAGGCAGTCGTTGCAATGATGGTGTTTTCTGATTTGATAATGAAACATTTGATTCTACCCTGAAATCAATGTATATAAATGGTTTTGGTCAAAAAACTGATAAAATGGTTGCTTTTAATGACATATAGAGACGTTGTCGCTATCAAAAATTTTTAAGCGCGcctatgaaatattaattttttgcgGGTCTGCGGGGCAAGGAAAGCGACGAGTCATAGGCGTGCggctattattaaaaaaataataaagacttTAGAAcgaattgattgtaataaaaataattttcttattttatagaCGAACATTTCCTTGTTTGGTAAATATATATGAACATTTATTTCGTTTGGCAAAAACCATTTGCCCGTCTAAATTAACAAACGACTGATTCAAGGATTAAATTTAATTCCTATTGTAAAATGAGATTTAatgtaataattataataattttttaaaatataaaaaatatgttcaaataaaaactaacattatataaTCTAATCTGAGTCATCTATGTCATCTTCAGATTCGTACCTTCAATTCTTGCATGatttggattttgtaagcacgcaaagaaagatcttttcgcaaaatcttccataaagtggataaACACGCAttcaactgctgtgcacgatgacAGATAGACTGATTCACGCCTTcctgtatgctacgctctacaacagcatagaataataaaacaatcagaatgcccactatggttgtcaagataagtacgcctacctcgttcgcgcagacggaatcagccatgttttaaacggaaccagttcTGTGCAGTGAAATTTTATTtagtgtgcatagaaaaattaaaccGGTTTAATTGATTTACGGCATGACAACATTGATTTATTGCTGTGACAACAGCAACAAGTTCTTCTATACGCACTTTACGACGTGTATGTGGATGCATATTATTAATTAGAGTAAACGTGGTGTAAAAATgttccatggttaatcgaattacttgCTCTGATTGTAACAATTATTTTGTTTAGCAAATAGAGTATTATtatgggggttgaaaattggggacaaaaATTACGTggctagagatagggcaagcaaaataagcCGAAACTTTGGCGAACggccactcagggtttatttggagaactgggtcgtggataagtgaatgacaagAGGGTTGaattggggtaactacaaaaatgaaacaaaggggtacttacataagtcttctggacaaacaaaacacaagaaggttctcaaagctatttaaaatggacgccgctttgaagaatcttcctgctggatgaaagaaaaggttcttccttcctaaaaacgCAAAAGaggttagaaacttttttaaaataaataaactaaatggcttaggaaaaaaaaatttcatatttattgttgtctcaccacaaacagttacaaatatagataatacaagaaaaatactatataaataggtacaaaaataaatacaaaatatcagAGAAAGGCACTTactatattaaaaatatgttatttttactttaaatttctgaGGTTGGAACTGGACTTCACTGGAGATTTACTGCCACGCAAAAAACTGCATCTCACTCTGCGAATTAGCCTAGAATGACTTTAGACTGTTTAGACAGACAAAATGAGGATGGAAACTGTTCACTGGGACGCAAATTTtagactcggcttcttaaaaaactggaacacatgtggttatccttcaaagttgttgtaaacgccgttttacaaatatctcagatgagagacggtataaaaataaaaaacagtgattactctttcaGAACTGACACATTTcattgagtataattcacttttttcaacaaatttgccggcttcttCAAACTACACACACCGCCTTCTGCTCTCAATGACAAATCTTTCCAACCTCCTTaaaactgtaactattaactgcTCACTACATATTTTCCACAACATAAGacgaaaaaacacaaaacattacaaatttgaagaaaaatttggaCCAACACTGAAGCCAACTGACCCTGACAGCagcctcagcgagagtgatgtAATTCTCTTCCCCGCAAAACTTTCTCATCGAtctaagtggatatttatttCAGGCGTAATATTTAAACGGCTTaaagatcaaagaaaataccaaggaaatacacatctgtgatatataaacaaactctaaaataaactttgaactctaaaatgtgtttattatcaactcgtcgacgcaaaaaagattgaaaatactttttcggtgttttagcAAATACGATAGGAAacagaaatacattgaaaatattcttcggtgttttaatacatacggggtgatttcaatatataccaaaaaaatttaaaatgctacATGATGAACTATTATGGTGaacataaaatggacgtagtgcccggtacgtatttcgaacagaaccacaattttcaaaatgaatttgtacaatttggaagctTTGTTCAGAAGTCAAACCTATGTATGCTGAAATGCCCAACCCAAcgtaacataaatcacttgacagctgtcaaaatagccgacagttaaaaaagtgtttgTTGTATATCCTTCATTTAACCATGTTTTATCTGTATAATATGAAAATGATTTCTTCTTTTTCAACAAGGGCACTATTTCTGTTTCTCTTTAAATACCTAATgtttttatcaattatttttaagagattaaacagattctgcaataatccactaatttgtttattacatcatTAAATTTTCCCCTTTTATCGATAttctaacaaaaatatttttttctaaagggTAAACATCCAACTTTACTGGACCATAAAAAACCATTAAAACATGAGTCCATCGCTATACTTGTGGTACTTAACTGCAGTGTCAATTTTGTTTTACTATAGTTTAATTCAACCGAGAAGcatccaaaaaattaaaatatgataaCATTTTACCATTGAAGTCACACCATTGCcaatttttgattaaattaacAAGAAAATTTGTGACAGTGGACCCTATTGGACAAATTTTAGTGTGTAGAGACACACATATAAATCACATATGCATTTAGTATACTAAAAATTCAAGGGGAATATTAAATTacatataatttttcttttaacacatttaaaagcATAAATAAAAACTTCTACGTGTAAATAATATAGTCTTAGAAAAAATATAGTATACAACACACACTGAATAAAACTATCTCATATTTGCGCACCAATTTTGGCTCTAATACAATAATAATTGAAGGTTTACCTTGCATTTTCGTTTTCTTCTACTACCTCACCAGATTCATCGGCATACAAAGAAGGAGGCTCATTGTCAAACAAAATCGCTCTAGTACTGCTGTTTTCCTCTGGTCTATATGAAAGAAAGTCTTCCGTGTCAGAAAACGTGTCCGATTTGGTGTCCCAGTCATCCTCGTCTGGTGGTGGAGTAGAATCAAACAGACTGACGACTGGAGGAACTGAAGCAGTTGCTGCTGAAGTAGCTGTAGAGGTAGGAAGTGTCTCTACGTCTGATATCTTGGTAGTAGTAGATGTTGGTCGAGGTTTTTCGGCAACGGCAGGTTTTGTCGGTTGTTTtcctataaattaaagaaataatccCAGATTATTTACAAGGTGTCCGTGTGAacatatttcaataaaatattgtccCTTTTGTACAAAACTTTACAACAATGGAACTGTTCAGTATATTATGAAAATATAAGCACCATctttcctcactagaggtctctagtagcatactctggtaattatttttcctataattgccagagtagtcggtgcgttttgatttagtttgagtcttcttacaaactctctctgaggACGGGTATACCCAGAAaaacgtgttagggagtggtatgAGATTCGAATTAAATCAAAACGCAACCGTCTTcatatatttatcgtccttactcgacgcaatgagtacaagaatgatggtaatttatacgggtaaattgttgatgcatagtggaatataaatattcccagcatcgctctgaatggcttgattaagcttgggtttacagtttactttaattgctatcgacacttttaactaaatctatttttatccatagcaTCCTCTGATACTTTATAATAAACCAATGACATATGACATatactatatattattaaaattagtacTAGCTTTTGTGGATAGGTAACGCTGGGGTTGTCTTTACGGAAAGACGGAAAAAGCAGATTATAATATTGCTACGAATAGGTAAAACTTACCTTTAAATAAATCGGTATCATCATCAACTATTACTTCTTTCGGGAACAAATCGTCATCAAACGATGATCCACTCTTTGGTTTAAAGTCAATAACCGGATCTAAGTATTCACCAACTTTATCAGTGACTGTTGTAGCATTTTTTGTACCAACTTCTGGAACATATTTAAATCCAagacataaaaaattataaagtcaAGTTATAGGCTCTCAATTCAGCGTGAATAACGCTAAATTGAACtataatcttatatactaaaacgctaagcccttttcttgtccaccactttactcaaaaaccatattagataattaaaatattttttcggaatattattagtattacgtatgagattgtcaagatatacttttggtacaaaaattcacttccggttttgagatgaccgaaagttaaaatttactttaagttttagaccccacaatgtatatatggatcgaaaggtctcgtcgagacgaatctaaatatgtacttccggttgcgatccgacaccggaagtgacccgaaacgcgcataaaacgtcaagatagagcaaatctgccaccggattcgtgatcagcatgcaaaattaactgctaaatgatatccatgtcgacatttgatgaactaaaaattgcattccggttttgaggtcgacttcctttttcgtttttattagtcaaatcaatagagaattcaacgtagagttcaaaaatgtaagttcacgaaattatcctttatagtttttgagttattgataaaaatatttttacttccggtcattgtatatattgtatatttttctcgcaaaataaaaatttcatttaaaaaactcgatgtcgagttggtccgctagtaagaTAAATAatgacagaaaaaaattattatagcaTTAGAATAGGTAAAAATTTTGAACTTACCTTTAAATAAATCGTTATCATCATCAACTATTACTTCTTTAGGGAACAAATCGTCATCAAACAATGATCCACTCTTTGGTTTAAAGTCACTGCTTGGTTGTAAATATTCATCAACACTATCAGTTACTTTTTCAGCGTTTTTAGTAGCAACTTCAGGAAGATCTTTTGAAGTAACACATTCAGATACTAAAGGCACCTGTTGCACAGCACCTTGAGCACTTTGAGTATCGCTTACACCTTTAGAATTATCTTCGAGTTGAGTTTTATTCTTTACGAACATATCGGTTTTCTCTACGTGAGCCGTTTTGACCGATTTCTGTTCCGCTTCAGTTTTAATGCTGAACAAATCGTTGGTGCTTTCCGGCTCTTCGAATAACTTGAAGTTAATCTTTTTAGTGACGTTAGAGAATAGATCGTCTTCTTCTTCGTCGTCGTCATCGAACAAGCTGATTTTCTTCGATTTGCTGTTCTCTTTGTTGTTTTTGCCTAAAAGTTCGTCCTTAACatcttcttttttaataataCTGGATTGGTTTGAGTATTTTTTGGAACTAGTATTGTCTTCCTCTGTTTTGGAAACTTCTACTTTGTCTGGAATACTTGTgtccaaattattttcttttttaacttgAACTTTACCTAAATCTTCTGCTGCTTTTTTCTTTCCTTCACTATCGCTGAAGATTGCGTTTTTATTTGATTCAATGCTGTTATCCTTATCAAATAGATCATCAATATCGCTAAAAAGATCATACTTTTTGTTCTGATTGGTTTTAATACTTGTAGTCTTTTTGTTTGTACCAAAAATATCGTCTTCTGAATCTTCCTCACTTTCATCAAAAAGACCTTTGATCTGTTTCGACTTCTGTGACAATACCTCAGCTTTAGCAACGTTGGAAATGTTCTTAATATCTTTATTATTGCTGCCTTCTTCAATATCATCGTCGTCGTCGTCGAAGAGACTGTGCTGTTTTTGTTTTGATTTGACACCAGCATTAGAAAATAAATTGTCTGTGTCATCAAATAGATTAAATTGTTTTTGAGGAGTGTTCTGTTTTGGACTAGCCGCTACGATATTCTTAGGGGAGTCGTTTTCCGGATTTTGTTTGCTGATTTCTTgctttttcttcaaaatctcGCCAATGTTTTGGTTTCCTAGTATCGAAACACCCCCCACAGGTTTCTAGAAGCAAAAAAAACACCTAGTGATCAAATAAGGCTTCTtatcaatatttacaaaaataaaacaacatatacaaaaatatatacctttttaaCAGGCTGTTCCACTTTATTCTCACTATCTAAGGATGGAGGTTCATCATCAATTAAAGGTACAATCGTCTTTGGTGGTTGTAGGAAGGTATTTTTCGTCTCTTCTTTTTTTACTGTAAAAATATCATCATCTTCGCTTTCCTCGCTGTCGAAAAGTCCTTTGGAGATCTAAATTTGAAGAATTTTAAAATAGTATGTTTGGTTTGATATGAAAGGAGCGCATAAATGTTTGGGGCTTAAAATGTTAAACTGTCTTTGGAAGtacatttttttccttttttgtattaTTGATATACATTACCAGCCATATTTTAAGGTGGTTATTGGGAATAGGAGTCACTACCCGAACAGAAACAGAAATTGACAAATTTATGTCAATTAAAATGATCCAAATATCTATTTTGCTTCTTAGTACCTAGTAATCGCcttacatatataaaaatattgtcaAATTAGTACAGTTTGTCACTCTGAATGTTgtaataaaagtatttggttaaataaaaataagtacctgAGAAGTTTTGGTCAGATCCTCAGGCTTAACAGACTTAGCTTCCTTCGTAGCACTTACACTATCATCTTTACTTAAAGCAGCTGGCACTTTATTGGTATTGTCCCAAAATAGGGAGTCTTCATCATCTTCCCCATCATCGAATAGGTTTCTTTTTGTAGAGAAGATTCCTTTCACAGTATCTTCAGGGTAACTTAGAGGTGGAGGTTCATCAGAAAACAGACCAGCTGAAAATTGTAAAAGTATAGAGGTGTCAATAACAACTTTACTTTAATAACTTTAAATAATGACCTTGAAAAGCAAAAAGAGAAAGAAGATCTCGACTGGAAACAACAGCCTACTCTAGTGTTACACTTATCATTTTTGGAGTGACCACAAAAACAACTCTAATGAAAACAAACTGACTAAGAATTTCCCTTACCTGAGAAAGTATTAGTTTTACTAGGCTGTATTAGCTTGGAGTTGATATTTTCTGGAATATTTTCTTCCCTACTGATCACATTGTCCAACTTAGCAGCCAGTTGTTCAGCAAAAGCTTTATTCGATTGAGGAACCTGTGGTGGTATAACATAATATTATGGATTTATATCTTAGTATAAAAACGAAGAAGAGTAAAAGGGCATATTTTgtgtaaataattatttcttaaaggcatttttattaaaattttgattcTTTTAATATTGTAGAAAATAAAACTTTGCTTACTTTAGATGATTCAGAGTATAATTGACCTTCACTTCCATCACTAGAACTAATAGACTCTGGTTTCTTTTTAGTATCCTTCATGGTAGAATTAGCTACTGGTCTATGTTCATTATTTTGAGGTGAAAAATCTAGTTCCGAACTACTTTCAGACATTATctaaaacaaaacatattaacAAACAAAGAAACTAGTGCTAATATTTACTTTTTACCAAATCTTTAGGTAGGTTATCATCACTATCAGATTCACTATAAATTTCTTCAGATTTTTGAGAATCAACATCACTATCATCCTCTTCTAAATACCAATTTTTGTACCACTGTTCAGAACCAATGAGGGGCGGTAGAGGTCTATGTTCATATACATCTTTTGGTTTTAAAACAAAGCtaaaaaaattgtcaataaaATCAATTCCATTGGTGAAACAACCTATAGGAAAAATTATTCTATTGTGATATTATAGATCAATTTATTCTCATTCACTTCTTCCTTGCTCAAGCATCTCTCTCCCTCTCTTTTGACAATCCATTCTTGAATGTATTTATTTCCCAACTGCTTCCATCTTTCTGTGTCCTGCACCAATATCATCCACTGTTTGCTGACCACTGATTTTGTGTCACCTACCAATCCCTTTTGAGGTCTCCCTTGCTTCTCAGCCAATTCAGTCACACAGTGCAACATCTTGGTTAACTTTCGCATAATCAATAATCATATGAATACAGTAGAGCGTCGATTATCCGAACTAATTGGGAGACATGGGTGTTCGGAAAAACAGTTTTTTTGGATAATTGATCTGTATTCATCTAGACGTACATATTAATCCACGGGTGAATGAAAGTCATATTTAGATATCTACATATGTATTTATACCTTTAATGACAAATTGGAATTAAACAAAAAGGTGCAGTCTTGGCGATATTGACGAAAATATCACCTATCGTTAATTACTTACTAACGCTTAAGAAAAACTTCAGTTCTCGTCTGCTGAAGCAAATCTACCCATTTACGAGTGGCTAGGTCACATAGCTTTTTAAGGACAGGTCCTTTTCATTCCAACATTGATGAGTTGAGGCTTTATCAAGAAGCAATAATGTTTTCTgtcttttgccattttttaattaatgtaCTATCGATGTAAGCACACTTTTGCAAAGTATAAACAATAGGCATCTTAGACATATCAATGTGTTTAAAACAATGTGGATTCTTGCTTTTACCAATGACAAGCATAGACAATCAGTGGCTGCCAGTCGCATTAGCACAATCTAAGACTAATATGATCCTTACTTATTTTAGGATCAGGTGCTGCTAATTCACAACGCAATGTGACGCAAGAGTCTTTTGTGGAAAAGCTTTCCAATTTACCCCAGTTTTGTCAGCATTGAAAACGTTTTGAAGGGCGTAATTTTTTCCTTCAGTAACTCCCATAATGTAATTTAGAATTAATCTGCTGTTGATGAATCATCACAGTATTTATCCTTCTATCTGAAGCTCATGAATGCCACGTCTTGACTTGAATCGTTTTAACCAACCTATGCTTGTAAATTTGATAGCTCTTTGTGTTTTCCGTTAAATTGAACATATTTTTTACTCAGAATCAGGACAGGAACAGGTTATTCCCGGAATATTTTTTGAGTAATCCACTTAATGCAGCATCATCTAAATTAGTGTTTGAGATAAGTTTCATCTTTTTATAGGACTTGGAGGTCCATCAGAGGAATCAAGCTGGGACATTAAGTTACTTATGCTAGTCTTTTGCTGGTCATTCTGTTGATCGAAGTTCGGATAATCAACACTCTACTGTATTTGCTTTTTTACTCTTATATCTATATCTTGCATACATCTTAATAGATTTTCAGATCTTTTTGTTCactcatataaaaaaatatgtaaaaaacagTATTGCAAGAATATTACATATACgaaaagacttaaaaaaatataaatcccCTTACCTTTTTTCTGATTCATCTTCACTATCACTTATGTAGATTTCCACAGTTTCATAGTATTTATCTAGCAGCTGCAGCTCAGCTGTTAGGCTAACATCAAgtggtttttcttcttctttttgggaACTACTAATTGATAACTAGAAACAAGATAGTCTTCTAGAACCAGTTGTTTATGTATTTGAATTTAACATGATAACACTATATTATAAGACAAAAATTTGCAGAATCAGATTTAGAAAAGTAatttaaaagaaatagaaaaagctaTATGAACTAACAGAAAAATGTAGAAATTCAAATATGTATACATTTGAAAAGttataaaatttgaaaaagaagTTGTTTTCACTGAAAAAAATCAGCAAGACACATGACCATCTTTAATTAGTCCCCTTTAATATCCTATGGATTCTAGTATTTGATGTGTGTGATATCAATAATTATAATGATATAAAAAGAGCTGTGAAACTTATTTTATTCATACAAATCTACTTCTTAAATCCATTGCTTACCTTATCTTCATTTCCTTTGCTGTCTAATGCTTCGTCATCATCATAAACTCTACTTTCTATAAATTGAGTATTTTTTAAGCTTTGGAATTCATTTTGGGATATGTCTAACTTTAGGCCTACTTCATCTAGATTATTTAGTAAATTATTTATGTTGTCATTCAACTCATCAGTTTTTGTGAGTAGGTTCTAAAAAGTAAAAGTTATTTTATGGGTTGAAACTCGAAATTATTGCTTAAATGA is drawn from Diabrotica undecimpunctata isolate CICGRU chromosome 5, icDiaUnde3, whole genome shotgun sequence and contains these coding sequences:
- the LOC140441587 gene encoding uncharacterized protein isoform X1; the protein is MSSEKSWNRPWTTQEIIDNSENWSLAGDVALLNTLKHFANNLLTKTDELNDNINNLLNNLDEVGLKLDISQNEFQSLKNTQFIESRVYDDDEALDSKGNEDKLSISSSQKEEEKPLDVSLTAELQLLDKYYETVEIYISDSEDESEKSFVLKPKDVYEHRPLPPLIGSEQWYKNWYLEEDDSDVDSQKSEEIYSESDSDDNLPKDLIMSESSSELDFSPQNNEHRPVANSTMKDTKKKPESISSSDGSEGQLYSESSKVPQSNKAFAEQLAAKLDNVISREENIPENINSKLIQPSKTNTFSAGLFSDEPPPLSYPEDTVKGIFSTKRNLFDDGEDDEDSLFWDNTNKVPAALSKDDSVSATKEAKSVKPEDLTKTSQISKGLFDSEESEDDDIFTVKKEETKNTFLQPPKTIVPLIDDEPPSLDSENKVEQPVKKKPVGGVSILGNQNIGEILKKKQEISKQNPENDSPKNIVAASPKQNTPQKQFNLFDDTDNLFSNAGVKSKQKQHSLFDDDDDDIEEGSNNKDIKNISNVAKAEVLSQKSKQIKGLFDESEEDSEDDIFGTNKKTTSIKTNQNKKYDLFSDIDDLFDKDNSIESNKNAIFSDSEGKKKAAEDLGKVQVKKENNLDTSIPDKVEVSKTEEDNTSSKKYSNQSSIIKKEDVKDELLGKNNKENSKSKKISLFDDDDEEEDDLFSNVTKKINFKLFEEPESTNDLFSIKTEAEQKSVKTAHVEKTDMFVKNKTQLEDNSKGVSDTQSAQGAVQQVPLVSECVTSKDLPEVATKNAEKVTDSVDEYLQPSSDFKPKSGSLFDDDLFPKEVIVDDDNDLFKEVGTKNATTVTDKVGEYLDPVIDFKPKSGSSFDDDLFPKEVIVDDDTDLFKGKQPTKPAVAEKPRPTSTTTKISDVETLPTSTATSAATASVPPVVSLFDSTPPPDEDDWDTKSDTFSDTEDFLSYRPEENSSTRAILFDNEPPSLYADESGEVVEENENARVESNVSLSNQKTPSLQRLPSDLLFGDQEPKATRDEMNNLNKNTSSTEGMEREVAVKIEKLVDINKSPVETSPRRIASITEMLKNQGQKDTTEQKVIPGKLKQNLNINVKALLPGQSQPKISSLRKSQSLESPSDEDISDSRDVTNASATKTISYKDSPPKDEEKPVNFDEPDNVNILESITKERVRIPVKRRPSTRRGRQEALRKSAIDIPFDSVDESENVVSQQEKSIEPTTKSLKTPIIATDTSLTEKITKTPSKVTAQEQPDKLSNIFGSASSPKELDGLLESKGSPKEDKMNTQQNTNKDDGLFASIDKTESKQPKYMSTDDDIFSSGSRFEKPVFQNKNISDIDDLFGPINPPNVSIKSDVPEKFSSNQNSLFDSPEELSITETTNKHSSSKENTKPVLQKHSTNSKPSIFDSDDDSDEDLFKSSNKTKPKEVAAAKEQISKIKKSKSLFDDNSSDDDLFAGTSSRRKDSAGTVPKINDKKIKPSIKKLENVQTDVDPLSSLLE